The proteins below come from a single Pichia kudriavzevii chromosome 2, complete sequence genomic window:
- a CDS encoding uncharacterized protein (PKUD0B04030; similar to Saccharomyces cerevisiae YGR118W (RPS23A) and YPR132W (RPS23B); ancestral locus Anc_3.467) produces MGKGKPRGLNSARKLRVHRRDNKWADQSYKARLLGTAFKFSPFGGSSHAKGIVLEKIGIESKQPNSAIRKCVRVQLIKNGKRVTAFVPNDGCLNYVDENDEVLLAGFGRRGKAKGDIPGVRFKVVKVSGVSLLALWKEKKEKPRS; encoded by the coding sequence ATGGGTAAGGGTAAGCCAAGAGGATTAAACTCTGCAAGAAAGTTGAGAGTTCACAGAAGAGACAACAAATGGGCTGATCAATCCTATAAGGCAAGATTATTAGGTACAGCTTTCAAGTTCTCCCCATTCGGTGGTTCTTCTCACGCTAAGGGTATCGTCttagaaaaaattggtATTGAATCTAAGCAACCAAACTCTGCTATTAGAAAGTGTGTTAGAGTtcaattgatcaaaaaCGGTAAGAGAGTTACTGCTTTCGTTCCAAACGATGGTTGTTTAAACTACGTTGACGAAAACGATGAAGTCTTATTAGCTGGTTTCGGTAGAAGAGGTAAGGCTAAGGGTGATATTCCAGGTGTTAGATTCAAGGTCGTCAAGGTCTCCGGTGTCTCCTTATTAGCTTTAtggaaggaaaagaaggaaaagcCAAGATCATAA
- a CDS encoding uncharacterized protein (PKUD0B04040; similar to Saccharomyces cerevisiae YGR117C; ancestral locus Anc_3.466) — MGLEKMDDSMYIESLVAQFLHSKGYYKTLSALEEETQTKFTPTTLNNDESLQSIVEDRINFKTLQSHTENAHHLENGDVNTLDSLSQSDIVRRRNIILPNWEVKYPDSVEVLNLGTLNSLIIDSSYFSSFIGGKIYNLGLFVTNTKYLLVYDIDANQLLLSVHDPLNGQPIKLVYGIPYSNHLFLCDMNGNLRTMSLKRDGLQYDMELVTNSNDSVKLHRRLITDFTFKSVKLESDSTLLGYFSSIGWDGRVTLGLVREANNELIIKQIGEYKLFTNPTCILLTIDKETNLPLLLVGRLESSLLTIFSINKHPLGAEEVKLVELGKLSLNDSEFSSHSFQAMSIGEISYNNKDLIITVATDHIPYMRLITVLVPSIEEILSYSKNIDPNYSVFEKLDKLVVKDNNQQFTSSSPILRSYIISNFNSLSPQDKYSNAIILSRPNCSGLWIPGDDGKLRGFDLRTGNVIETLDSNDGRAKSAFIGQCGMESEVVVVCGAVDKKIVIWRCS, encoded by the coding sequence ATGGGTTTAGAGAAAATGGACGATTCTATGTACATTGAGTCCCTAGTTGCACAGTTTCTGCACTCTAAAGGGTACTATAAGACTCTCAGTGCTTTAGAAGAGGAAACACAAACCAAATTTACCCCCACTACCCTAAATAATGATGAGTCCTTGCAAAGCATTGTAGAAGATAggatcaatttcaaaacacTGCAGTCGCATACGGAAAATGCACATCATCTTGAGAATGGAGACGTGAACACACTGGACAGTCTCAGCCAGTCTGACATTGTCAGAAGGAGGAATATAATTCTACCCAATTGGGAAGTCAAGTATCCTGATAGCGTTGAAGTGTTGAACCTGGGCACACTCAATTCATTGATAATTGATTCAAGCTACTTCTCATCATTTATTGGTGGAAAGATCTACAACCTAGGATTGTTTGTAACAAATACAAAGTACCTTCTAGTTTATGATATCGACGCCAATCAATTACTTCTATCTGTTCATGATCCATTGAATGGACAACCGATCAAACTGGTTTATGGCATTCCGTATTCCAACCACCTTTTTTTATGCGATATGAATGGTAACTTGAGAACAATGTCTCTGAAAAGAGATGGTTTGCAGTACGATATGGAATTGGTAACTAATTCTAACGATTCCGTCAAATTGCACAGGCGTTTAATTACTGACTTCACTTTCAAATCGGTCAAACTGGAATCAGATTCAACCTTGTTAggatatttttcatcaattggcTGGGACGGAAGAGTCACTTTGGGGTTGGTAAGAGAAGCCAACAATGAATTAATCATTAAACAAATAGGCGAATACAAGTTGTTTACTAATCCTACATGTATTTTACTTACCattgataaagaaacaaatttgCCTCTACTCCTAGTGGGTCGTTTAGAAAGCTCTTTATTGACCATCTTCAGCATTAACAAACATCCCCTGGGAGCCGAGGAAGTAAAGTTAGTTGAATTGGGGAAGCTGTCTTTGAATGATTCTGAGTTTTCCTCACACTCATTCCAAGCAATGTCAATTGGTGAAATCTCTTACAACAATAAAGATTTGATAATAACTGTTGCAACTGATCATATACCTTATATGCGGTTAATAACTGTTCTTGTCCCGTCAATCGAGGAAATCTTATCATATTCGAAAAATATAGACCCCAACTATTCggtttttgaaaaactggACAAATTGGTAGTAAAAGATAACAACCAGCAATTTACTTCAAGCTCTCCGATCTTAAGATCATACATAATCTCCAATTTCAACTCGTTATCTCCACAAGACAAGTATTCAAATGCCATAATATTGAGCAGGCCAAATTGCTCCGGCCTATGGATACCCGGTGACGATGGAAAGCTAAGAGGGTTTGACTTACGTACAGGTAATGTCATAGAGACGCTAGATTCCAACGATGGTCGTGCAAAGTCTGCGTTTATAGGTCAATGCGGTATGGAATCGGAAGTTGTAGTGGTTTGTGGTGCCGTTGATAAGAAGATCGTTATTTGGCGTTGTTCTTAA
- a CDS encoding uncharacterized protein (PKUD0B04050; similar to Saccharomyces cerevisiae YPR131C (NAT3); ancestral locus Anc_3.465) gives MTSIKPFQATDLFELTPINLDPLTENFYLYFYHQYLYTWPTLSYKSVDDDNQPTGYMLAKTEGKNKEWHAHISAVTVDPNYRRVGLGSYLCDQLRIVVEPERPIHAWFIDLFVKCSNKTAITLYEKLGYSVYRRVVGYYETGDMSNINKKKTNDEIDAFDMRLSLARDVNNESIRENGRKFHVLPEEVVF, from the coding sequence ATGACATCCATCAAACCATTTCAGGCTACAGATTTGTTTGAGCTTACGCCAATAAATTTGGACCCATTGACAGAAAACTTCTATCTATATTTTTACCACCAGTATTTATATACATGGCCAACTCTGTCTTACAAATcagttgatgatgataatcAACCAACAGGATATATGCTAGCCAAGACAGAGGGAAAGAACAAAGAATGGCATGCTCATATTAGTGCTGTTACAGTTGATCCAAACTATAGGCGTGTCGGATTGGGCTCGTATCTTTGTGATCAGCTTAGGATTGTTGTTGAACCAGAGAGGCCAATCCATGCGTGgtttattgatttgtttgtcAAGTGTTCGAATAAAACTGCAATTACTTTATATGAGAAGCTAGGGTATAGCGTCTATCGGAGAGTCGTTGGTTATTATGAAACTGGAGACATGTCCAAtataaacaagaaaaaaaccaatgatgaaattgatgcGTTTGATATGCGTCTTAGCCTTGCGAGAGATGTAAATAATGAGTCAATACGAGAAAATGGACGTAAATTCCACGTGCTACCGGAAGAAGTTGTGTTCTAA